ATGTTGTCAGATGCCATTCATTCTTTTTTATAAACAGTAAAGAAATCTGAAGCATAACAAGATCATTTGTTTCTTGGGACACAGCAAAATTCTTTCCAACTGCCAGAGCTCAATCTACAGTTAGGGTGGGGAACGTGGTCTAGGTATACTGCATAGGCATTATTGGCTCAGTATGACTTACTTTGGAGAAAAGACGCTCCAAATGAAGAGATGATTTCTCATTAGTAGCAAGACGACGGTGTATGCAATCAGCAACATGGAATTTATACCCAGCGGAACTAGACAAGGAAAGCTGAGATTCCTCTTTAGCAGATCTCCAATATCTACTTCCTTGGCTTCTATGTCACCACCTATGTCCTTCACAGATATATATAGCACCATGCTAAGAAGAGCAAATATCGGGGAAGCATATGTGATCATGAACATTAAGATGCCAGAAAGTAAGGTGGACTGGCTTGAGACACCCTGTCAATATTGAAATCAATGTCACTGAAGAtgtagccaaaaaaaaaaagttaaaaaaccTCAGAGACTAATAGAATAACTTTAGGCATCAGCATGAAATCAAAAAGCTTTTCAGGGGAGAAGAAGTACAGTAAAAGCACCAGCAACATCAATTGTAGCGAGATTGTTGGTGTTACCAAGACCAAAATGGCCCGCCATTCCCAAATAGTATAGTGCAGCCACCTGAATGTTCAAAAAATATTCAATTAATTGCACATCTAACATCAGTTTCATTTAATATCAACAAGGAACCGTTAAGCAGTGCTTCAGCTAAATGTATAGAATTACACGGTGATGTTATTTCAACAAACTACAGAAAACAAACCAAAATTCCTTAGCTGCATTGTTGCAGGTTCATACTTTTCAAGACAATTAACTTTAAACTCATGCTAACTCTTTTACTACTTTCATGATTGTTGATAGGGGGTGGGTAGAAGTAAGAAAATTGGGCAGAAACTTTGGCATCATGACTCACCTCAATAAACTGGGCATCACCATCAGAAGAATACCACATGGTAGCAAGGATTTGAATGAATAGTAACAATAAAGGCATTGAATTCACAGGTTGTTGCAGCAACAGCTGCAGAAGACACCAGCTGAATATGAAACTCCAGCCAGTTATAAAGGTAGAATCTTTCATCCCTTGAAGCAAGAGATTCCTTCTAAATTCAGAAGAGATATCACGGCATAAGGTGAAATCATTTACTGGGCTATTAGAATTCTGTAAAAGCATAAACATTGGTACAGAAACAACAGTCCCAAGTGTAGAAATGCCCAAAATTGCATAGAATCTTTGAACCATTTTGGTGGCACCAAAACCAGTTGTCCCTAATGTGCTACCTTGATGTATAATCATAAGGTACACAATCATCAAAGATGGGCACAAATTGATCATAAGTATCACCACAGCAAAAGTTCTCTTTGATCGTAACGAAAAAAGAAGAGTAAAAATATTTGCACTGATAAGTAAGACACCAGATGTCAGCTGCAGCGCATTTGTATAACCACTTCCTGCCTGCTCAAGCCATTTTGCCATATCAGGAAGATGAGCCCAATTGACACCACCTTGATGCCAGCCTCTTAAAATTCTTCCAGAAACAAGAACTACAATAAcagaaaaaatttgaagaagaCCTCTTTCCCTTTGTTCCTTAATTACAGTTGAAGAGTTTTGCAGTACCCCAAATCCTAATGTGATGGACTGCAGAGTTTTTCGGAGTAACaccaaaaaaattgaagatgTCAGAAAATGCCATATATATTGTTCTTCTTCTACCATCGAACTAGATCCCATACTTAGCATAAGGATACAAATTATAGCCAGTGTAAAAGTCTTATCCAACTGCCACGCGTGAGAATGAAGCTCCCTTTCCTTGATATAGGTTTCACGGataaggaagaaaagaaggcCCATTATTATTGAACAAGATACGAGCATGGCTGCAAATCCACAAGCAAGTAGACTGAGAGGTCTCTGTAAGGATGAAAGACAACATGTTAGTCCTAAAAATCATTGAAGAAGTGAAGGAGAGAACTGAACGTTCAGCAATTtactattgctctctctctctctctctccgcaCCCATTTGGCTGCACTGATTGGTATACCTACAATCCTAATTACAACCAAAATGTTTGTTGGAGCATAATGGCTATGACTATTCAACTTTCACCTAGAACATCAACTCAAGTCAACAGGTAAACCATCCTATGGAACAATAGTATTTATTCCTAGACTTACGTCAGTTGCTCTGCGAGATAGCCATTGGCCTGCTGTTTTCAGAAATTCACGGTAAGCCAAAAAGGTACTACCGTATTCATCTCCCCCAGGTGAACTGGAAAAAAGAATTATGTAATTAAGCAGTAGTTCAGCATTTTACAGAGATGTGAAAATCCATCACCTAAAGGCTTACTCAGATCTCATGGATTTGTGGACAGTTGCCGCATGTAAATATAGACAACAAAACATCTCCTCTACAGTGCTATAGTCTTGTCTGATCTCAGATCCATTACCATCTCTATGGACATTGCATTTGGAAATTTCACACTCTAAACCAGGCAATTGAGCCTGAAGTAATTGGAGCAACTGCCAGGCATTTAACTCCATTAGCCTCAGCCGTTCATCATCTGCAATATTACAGAACCATGTTACCAAATGAAATACAGCACACCCAGAACAAGAAAAAGATTAGCTTGAACTTTCAAAGCATGTAAATCCATTTGCATATGCTGTCTATTGAGACGAGGAAATGAAACTTCTCAAATCATCACCACTCTACTTATCCTAGTCAGTCCAGGAAATTCATACAATGTAAAGAAGTACCTAGGCCAGGCAACCGATAGAAGTTCAGAAAATTGGCATCCTACTCGAATAAGAATAAACCAAAACAATGTAAAGATTTTCACACTGACACACAGCACTGCATGCACCAACCCACGTGCTTCTTGTAGAATTTGCAGCTTTCCAGATTATAAAACATACGTTAATGTAACTTGACAAGGCTGTACTCTACATGCTTTTAGCAAACAGTAAGTACTTTCCAACATAAGAGGCAAAAATCCCATTGACAAGGCTGTAGAATTTGCAGAATTTACAAAATCCCACGTGCTTCTTGTAGAATTTGCAGTTTTCCAGATTGTAAAACATATGTTAATGTAACTTGACAAGGCTGTACTCTACATGCTTTTAGCAAACAGTAAGTACTTTCCAACATAAGAGGCAAAAATCCCATTGACTAATTTCATTTGGTGTATTTGGCATAGATTATTTCTACCATAGCACTCTGAACGGCTATGTTAACCATTTGTACATTTTGTGCTACTTGAGTTAATTAGATGTTTATAGAACAGTTAAATTGCAGGCACTTCTTCAAACAGAAACCTGTTGATCTTTCAATCCAATGTCATTATTAGACTTTAAAAGCAAACATCTGATCCAGTAGCTTTCCAacagaaatggaagaaaaattTGACATGGTTAAACCTGTCAATAACTTGAAAACTTCCACCATAACGATGCCAACATTGTTCTTTGGTATTGGGACTCCATAAAGTAGAGCTAATGTTGGAGCAATGTCAACCTGTCttacaagaaaacaaaacaaagattGAGGGGCCACAGAAAACAATAATAAGACATACACACGCACATACTTCACTACCCActgaaattatataaaatacaAATATAGCCAAAAGGATGCTCTGACAGAATACAGGCATATGTTCACAAATCTGACAAATTGTTGTCTCTTCAGTTGCTATTCCCTTGTAGGATTACAGTCAATCCACAATCATCCTTGTCCCAGATGAGGAAGATATACACTTCTAAACTGAATTATATTTATCATGTGACAGCTACATATGTTTGCTGTCTTTGATTGCAAGCAAGACATAGGCCACCATGCAACTCTATCTCTTGTTATGTCGTTTCACCAATATGGATCATCATTCCTTTTTGTGTTACAACATTTGTTTGAAAAACTGAGACAGAAAATGGTGCTTCATTTGGCGCTCACCATTTACATTGCTCAATGATGTACTTTATAACTTGGAAATGCCAGGTAGATGGCAGAAACATTTTTCAATTGAACGAAAttggagaaaaagaaagaaaataagaaagcaCAGCCAAGGAATAAACCAATAGATCCTCTAAACTTTCTTCTCAAAATAATTATATAAGTAATTTTGTTCAAGAACTGAAatttactttatatatatatatatatatatagaatcACTCATTATAATTTGGAAAATAACAGATTTGCTGTCCAAAAACTCCCTAATGTTCTTTCATTTAGACTACTATCTTAGCTCCCATCCTATAGCAGTCATCTAGATTCCAATAGCAAAGATAGCACTAAACTAAACATTAAAATGCATTGTGATGATTACAATGGCAGCcttcaaaattcaaaagtaTAACAGTATCAAACTGCTAGGTCAATCAGCCTTGGAGGCAGTTAATGTTGTCAAATGTTGCAGCCAATGCTACCCATATGAACTGTCTTTCCCAAGATGGCAAACATTTTCAAAAGAGCCTAATCTAATGCCCTGAGAGAATAACTAAATCTTGTTTGGGGCCCTTGTGATAGATGATGATAGCAAACAGCACCAAAACAAGACATGCAAACATCTAGGCATGCAGCCTATTCAGTTCAAGAGAAATTTACAACTTCGATTGGCATGATAAAGAAGAACATCAATACTAATTGATTATCCATTATAATGCAAATGGCCTACTTCAAGAAGCTTTCTCAAATATTTTGAGCACGGAATCAGGAAAAACATAAAATGCCTATATCATTTATAAACTATCTTCTCAACATATTTTGAGCATGCAAGCAGAAAAAACATAGAACGCTGTACCAAAATCCATAATGCAATTTTCTGGATGCCAAAAGTATCAtttagagagagagatagagaatATACGCAATCAAATCATTCCACATAAAGAAACAACAAATCCATGAAGAAcacaacaaacaaaaaaacttCTTATctgattaaaattttaaaaaatgataaacTGTCCTCCTTATGATTCAAAAAAACATCTCAGAGGTTGCCCCTGATTGTTTATTGAAACATGCTTGGAATATATGCCAGAATGAAGATATCGATAAAACCAAAACTAAGCCCCTTTATGTAGCAATATTTTGTGAAACATATCCATTCGTTGCTCAACCAAGCAGCTGTAAAaggaatttgaaaaaaagacAAATATGAAAAGGGATAAATGACGCCCATACAGTCCATACAGTGGAAATCTGGATAAACATCAATTGCAAGAAATATTCAGAGCCCAACCTGGTTGGCTATGTTATTGGTTGTTGAGGAATTAGTAAATTCTCCCAGCCCAataaagagtgccaaagagtcAATTTCCTCATAGGATGATCCCCCATGATTGCCATTTTCTGTCATGCCATGATCACTTACAACCACCTGCaattacaaaaatcaaaaaacaaactaaatcaCAACATATTCCCAAGTACTTTTCTTAATAATGCAAGTCTATTACAAGACAAGTTAGTAGAATCATAGCTATCATCACTGCAGCTATGAAACATATTTGGTATTCCAACAATAGGCATTTTATTGAACACTCAATCTCATTAGAAACCTACTATTACTATGCAATTCttaaaaaattggataaaattaCAATTTCAATACTTTATTTGATATCATACATAGTGTCATTTCTCACAGTCAAATTGCTGTCAACCTAAAGGCAATCTCTTAAAAGTTGAATACAAGGATTATTGAGATCAAATAACTCCATCCCAGAAACAAACTCAAACACCTTAAAAAGTTAATGAAGTAAATCTTAAACAGAGGAGTCCACTGGATTGTTATAATTCGCAAGCATAACAGCCCATGTATATCCAAATTAAAATAAGATATTAAAAGTAAAAGTCAAATAATGTCTAAGCAACAGGAATTAGACTAGAAACCCACTTCCCAAGAAACTCTATCAGAGGAATGAGCGCGGTAACAACAATAGGATACCAGCACTACCATTAGAATGAAGCAGCACCAACCAGAAGTGTCCTTCCTTGATtgtatttttgactttttagaGTAGTCAAATCAATCATTTTAATAACTTCATCCATCTCCTTGAGTTTTGGTCCCATCAACAAACTGAAATCATCAGGTGATTGACATCAATGGATAAGGCTAGATCTTCTTCACTGAAATAACAGCAAAAGAAGCACAAACCTACCTATTGCGACCTCCAATGTGTCCAACATGAtccaaaccaagaaaatgaagaatctgCATAGTAAGCGCCAAAAAAGGGGATCCAAGCACATAGTTTAGACCTAATTGTAAAGAAAAGGGGATCCCAGCACATAGTTTAGACCTAAATAAGAATCATAAAATTGTAAAGAAAAAGGGGCAGGGAACAAAGGAGTAAAAGCCAAACTGCTTCACCAAGGTAGGCATTCAGCCAGAAAGTAAAGGCTCAACCTTTCCGCAAACATTCACAGACACTGAATCATCATATAGGCTATGGATGCATACAAACTCTAGCTAGTACCGTAataaacatccaaatatgaacTATTAAGCAAATACCAGAAGATTCCAGTCTGTCCTGTTGAGCTCAACATTCAGATGGCGAGAAACATTGTGATCCACTTGCACAGTGTCTTTAACCTGCATCAAGAATATCAGAACCAAATAAAATAGTGCTCAGAGAGGAGCATGCTAAAGGAACTATCATACACCCTGCTTCCAAAAAATGGAGTTTTCCTATTGAAGAAGATTGTTACTGCAAACCATGCAAAAAAAAGTTTACTGTCTTCTAGGCGTGTCAAAATCTTGTTGGCTCCCCTAttaattttctgatttcatgCTGCAGACAAAAATTATATACGTTTGAGTTTTACAAGCATTTATTTTCAGCTTCTCTTTCCCCTCTGTTTTTCTGACTTCTGAATTTTATTGTATCAATATCAGATGCAGATCTGCTTCAAAATATTAAGTTGTTTCTTCACTTCCTTTTTCTATTCTAATAGGAAATGATTTTATCCAACTAGCTCAGAGGGTAGAAAAGTTCCCATCTATAgaccaaagaaaataaagatgCCTCTTATGAGGAGGCAGAAGCACTCAATGTGTATTTTGCACACATTCCTTTGAAGCAAAGCAACTATTTTCTAAGTTCACGTAACTGAAACTAAGTAAGAAACTAGCAAGAAATAGCTGACAGTTTTGCACACTCAATGCCTTTGTAGTTTTTGACTAGAAGCCAAAGCTTAAGCTAgtaattttcttgattttttgttttttctagttttgtttGAATTAATGCATGCAGTATAATGTTTACAAGTTTGAACAACACAGGAATCAAGCAACAGATCAGAGACATTATACAGAGAGTACTCTATTCACAAGAAAAAAGCTTACAAATGACAGATATTAGCCTATAGAATATTTTCTCAGAGTAATTGTTACAAGGATGTTTATGTTTCTCAGTAATATCTGCTATGATTGCATAAAAAAACAAGATAAACAAAACTTTCCCTCAGCATTGCACATTAACAAAAAGTATTTCTTGCAGAGTTCCTACTTTAGTGGAACAGCTCTTGCAAAATATGTAATTCCATTGCCACTTCACTTGTTATTCCTCTGATACAAGGAATAGCACAAAACAGAATTTCCAATATGTTCAGTAATTAAAATGCATTTAGACAAAGTGTTAAATCTATAAAATCTTCACCTCATTGTTCTGGTGAATACAAGTTGAACATTCTAGAAAGGTACTATATTAAAGGCAGTCAACCAAAAGTGCATGTGTAAATCAAAATACAGCTACCAGAAAGGCAGAAAAACTAAAACATAATGAAGTAAAATGCTTTAAATTGTGAAAGCAAAAGAGGCTCACAAAGAAACTGCTAACACCGTCATGCCTTGTGAACATCCCAGGAAACAGCTTAAGCCATGTGTCATCACCCAGCATTACCATTTTCCAGCCAATTCTAGAAAATTGTTCTGAAAAAGAGATGGACGAAAATTGCAAAAGTTGCTAAAACACTCATATAATTAGTGAGTTCACTTTAGCAAGGATAACCACTGACCAATAAGATTATCATCTAGAAAGGCTTGTGTGTTGAAATTGAGAGCAACATCCAGATATCCTCCAATTGCACCAGAAACCATGGCCTACTATACACAAAAGCAGGACTAAGAACAGTCAGACCACACAAATAGCAGCTTcaaatttcaccaaaataaCCAGTTTACAAACCTTCAAGCGAGGCATTGTCACGGTAGGAGGAGCAGCCCTAGCATGGTATCCAATTGCCTTTCCCTTAGCCAATAATGATTGTGTATATGGCATAGCTTCCATATAAACCTTAGGAGGAGGCTTGCCATCCTTCCCAAGCACAAACTCAGCTGGCAGACCATCAATGACCTAGAACAAACATCACAACAAACAGGGTTCTCCCTTACGAAACTAATTCAGCAGAAGCAATTTTTACACAAATTGAGCAGCGTACCATTAGTATTAGCCGGTCAAACAAAGGCGGTACACCAGATAGTTGCTGTAAAGGAAGACAAAAATAACCCACTTTGCATGAAGACATAAACTTTAATAGCTAAAATGAGAAGAAAATATATAGCAAAAATTAAGTGAGTATTTTCTTTTCCATATTCCAGTGTGCTGTAAATGATGAATAGACTTAATAACAATTAGTTTCTCTTTTCACCAGGGTCCCAAAAAAGCTTTCAACAATTATCATCCTAACCAACAATGAAGCACATTACCAGTCTTAAGCTACTAAATATCCCAATTGCAACAAATTtgaaaatccaaatttaaaagaaaaaaaaagagagtaaaGAACAGGGTAAACAGTGGTAGTCACCTGATATAGAGATTTAAGCTGACGAGGAGGTAAAGTTGTACTAGCATTTCTATCATCACTTGAATCGAACCCAGGTGGATAAAAACTCTCCAAACCACTGAAATTTTCGTTAAAAGAAAAGAtgtaaacaaacaagaataaaaatgaaaagggaCAATCCTTGATACAGGATGAAGAACAGAACTAAAATGAATCAAGCGGGAAAACTGGAAGGTTACCTGGCCCCTGAGAGAGTGGTTTTTACTGGGAAGAAGCCTATAACGAAGAGAAATAATCCAGTAATTTGCATTACAACTGCTAATATTGTCAATATTGTTAATCTTTTACATGTtaaggaagaagaagatgaagaagagcCCATCATTTTACTTGACGAGAGAGAATCTAATCCAGCTTGTTTCAAGATTTTTCGCAAAGAATCGGAGTGGGAATAAAGGGAAGGAATGTATAGGCAAGGTAAAACCCCAGAAGCAAGGAGCACAAGATCAAGGAAGGGGTTTATGGAATTTA
This sequence is a window from Coffea eugenioides isolate CCC68of chromosome 7, Ceug_1.0, whole genome shotgun sequence. Protein-coding genes within it:
- the LOC113777550 gene encoding GPI ethanolamine phosphate transferase 2 → MMGSSSSSSSLTCKRLTILTILAVVMQITGLFLFVIGFFPVKTTLSGASGLESFYPPGFDSSDDRNASTTLPPRQLKSLYQQLSGVPPLFDRLILMVIDGLPAEFVLGKDGKPPPKVYMEAMPYTQSLLAKGKAIGYHARAAPPTVTMPRLKAMVSGAIGGYLDVALNFNTQAFLDDNLIEQFSRIGWKMVMLGDDTWLKLFPGMFTRHDGVSSFFVKDTVQVDHNVSRHLNVELNRTDWNLLILHFLGLDHVGHIGGRNSLLMGPKLKEMDEVIKMIDLTTLKSQKYNQGRTLLVVVSDHGMTENGNHGGSSYEEIDSLALFIGLGEFTNSSTTNNIANQVDIAPTLALLYGVPIPKNNVGIVMVEVFKLLTDDERLRLMELNAWQLLQLLQAQLPGLECEISKCNVHRDGNGSEIRQDYSTVEEMFCCLYLHAATVHKSMRSDSPGGDEYGSTFLAYREFLKTAGQWLSRRATDRPLSLLACGFAAMLVSCSIIMGLLFFLIRETYIKERELHSHAWQLDKTFTLAIICILMLSMGSSSMVEEEQYIWHFLTSSIFLVLLRKTLQSITLGFGVLQNSSTVIKEQRERGLLQIFSVIVVLVSGRILRGWHQGGVNWAHLPDMAKWLEQAGSGYTNALQLTSGVLLISANIFTLLFSLRSKRTFAVVILMINLCPSLMIVYLMIIHQGSTLGTTGFGATKMVQRFYAILGISTLGTVVSVPMFMLLQNSNSPVNDFTLCRDISSEFRRNLLLQGMKDSTFITGWSFIFSWCLLQLLLQQPVNSMPLLLLFIQILATMWYSSDGDAQFIEVAALYYLGMAGHFGLGNTNNLATIDVAGAFTGVSSQSTLLSGILMFMITYASPIFALLSMVLYISVKDIGGDIEAKEVDIGDLLKRNLSFPCLVPLGINSMLLIAYTVVLLLMRNHLFIWSVFSPKYLYVCATTICIFLGVSIVASAVVYSFGVLALRRS